The following are encoded in a window of Numida meleagris isolate 19003 breed g44 Domestic line chromosome 13, NumMel1.0, whole genome shotgun sequence genomic DNA:
- the RASD1 gene encoding dexamethasone-induced Ras-related protein 1 — MKLAAMIKKMCPSEAELSIPAKNCYRMVILGSSKVGKTAIVSRFLTGRFEEQYTPTIEDFHRKFYSIRGEVYQLDILDTSGNHPFPAMRRLSILTGDVFILVFSLDNRDSFEEVQRLKQQILETKSCLKNKTKENIEVPLVICGNKGDRDFYREVQPREIEQLVGADPKKCAYFEISAKKNSSLDQMFQALFAMAKLPSEMSPDLHRKVSVQYCDILHKKALKGKKLLKEGGRGSTEEAYGVVAPFARRPSVHSDLMYIREKAIGGGHGKEKDRCVIS; from the exons ATGAAACTGGCAGCGATGATCAAGAAGATGTGTCCCAGCGAGGCTGAGCTGAGCATCCCCGCCAAGAACTGCTACCGCATGGTCATCCTGGGCTCCTCCAAGGTGGGCAAGACAGCCATCGTCTCGCGCTTCCTCACCGGCCGCTTCGAGGAGCAGTACACTCCCACCATCGAGGACTTCCACCGCAAGTTCTACAGCATCCGCGGCGAGGTCTACCAGCTCGACATCCTGGACACGTCGGGCAACCACCCCTTCCCCGCCATGCGACGCCTGTCCATCCTCACTG GCGATGTGTTCATCCTCGTGTTCAGCCTGGACAACCGCGACTCCTTCGAGGAGGTGCAGCGCCTGAAGCAGCAGATCCTGGAGACCAAGTCGTGCctgaagaacaaaaccaaggaGAACATCGAGGTGCCCCTGGTCATCTGCGGCAACAAGGGCGACCGGGACTTTTACCGGGAGGTGCAGCCCCGAGAGATCGAGCAGCTGGTGGGCGCAGACCCCAAGAAATGTGCCTACTTCGAGATCTCGGCCAAGAAGAACAGCAGCCTGGACCAGATGTTCCAGGCGCTCTTCGCCATGGCCAAGCTGCCCAGCGAGATGAGCCCCGACCTGCACCGCAAGGTCTCGGTCCAGTACTGCGACATCCTGCACAAGAAGGCGCTGAAAGGCAAAAAGCTGCTCAAGGAGGGAGGCCGGGGCAGCACGGAGGAGGCGTACGGCGTCGTGGCTCCCTTCGCCCGCCGGCCCAGCGTCCACAGCGACCTCATGTACATCCGCGAGAAAGCCATCGGCGGAGGGCACGGCAAGGAGAAGGATCGCTGCGTGATCAGCTAG